In one window of uncultured Draconibacterium sp. DNA:
- the trxA gene encoding thioredoxin: MALEITDANFEELVMSSDKPVMIDFWAVWCGPCRMIAPIVEEMSAEYEGKAVIGKVDVDNNQDVAMKYGIRNIPTVLFVKNGEVVDKQVGAAPKQAFIDKLNALL; encoded by the coding sequence ATGGCTTTAGAAATTACAGATGCCAATTTTGAAGAATTGGTAATGAGTTCAGACAAACCGGTGATGATCGATTTTTGGGCAGTTTGGTGTGGCCCTTGCCGAATGATTGCACCTATTGTTGAAGAAATGTCTGCTGAGTACGAAGGCAAAGCAGTAATCGGGAAAGTTGATGTTGACAACAACCAGGATGTTGCAATGAAGTATGGAATCAGAAACATTCCTACAGTATTGTTTGTGAAAAACGGCGAAGTTGTTGATAAACAAGTTGGAGCTGCTCCAAAACAAGCTTTCATCGACAAGCTTAACGCACTGCTGTAA
- the dnaE gene encoding DNA polymerase III subunit alpha translates to MVPFTHLHVHSQYSILDGAASINDLVGKAKSDNMPALALTDHGTMFGIKEFHAACSKAEIKPILGCETYVAARTINNKSDKVDRSGHHLILLAKNKVGYINLIKLISTATTSGFYYKPRIDKELLEKYHEGLIASSACLGGEIAQHIMANNIKAAEDAILWYKKLFGEDYYLELMRHPAQSQNEREKVYDWQVKVNKQMVPLAKKLGVKLIATNDIHFTNESDAEAHDLLICLNTGKDFDDPNRMRYTKQEWFKTQSEMNELFKDLPDALANTNEIAEKIESFELNCSPIMPVFPIPEEIGTEEGFKEKYSEADLREEFGDAAFERLGGYDKVIRVKLESAFLEHLSFEGAKERYGDPLEKSVEDRLIFELNTIKTMGYPGYFLITQDFINWAKDNGVIVGPGRGSAAGAAVSYCAGITNIDPIKYDLLFERFLNPDRISLPDVDIDFDDDGRQQVLNYVTNKYGKDKVAHICTFGTMATKSSIRDVARVLKLPLPEADRLAKLVPEAPKMSFKKAFKESPDLAREKDSPIPLIVDTLNYAEKLEGSVRNTGVHACGILISRDPLTDHIPLMPTKDEEHLLTTQYDGRFVEDIGLLKMDFLGLKTLSIIKECLENIKLSKGIDVPINEIPLDDEKTFELFSHGETTAIFQFESDGMKKHLRDLKPNRFEDLVAMNALYRPGPMEYIPDYIARKHGRQKVDYDVPMMEEYLSDTYGITVFQEQVMLLSRLLAGFTRGDSDTLRKAMGKKIMSVMEKLKVKFVDGCKANRQFVDECKNKGKKTEEVINKIWKDWEAFASYAFNKSHSVCYAYIAYQTGFLKAHYPAEFMAANLSRNLNNITDITKLMTECKRMKMNVLGPDVNESFIKFTANKEGDIRFGMGAIKGVGSGAVQHIIDVRNERGHFHTIYDLVEHVNLQSVNKKNLEALAMSGAFQNLKGVNRSCFFAGENENDDTSFIEKLIRYGNRVQLEAQSAQQSLFGGMAGGQDIQKPPVPKVDEWAKLILLEKEKNLIGIYLTAHPLDDYRLEITNFCSRDVALKDLNNDISKYQGKDFTFGGMVTAAREGQSKNGNMYAVMTLTDYTDSKELFFFGNDYVNFSKFCKMGLFIMVKGSVKQRFNSDFYEYKVNSIELLDDVREKYIKSLTINVPLKALTEDFVKRVDQMAGEYKGKALLKFNVFDTENNMYIEMFSRTTRVNPLDSFLNFFDEQPEMSYRIN, encoded by the coding sequence ATGGTTCCATTTACGCATTTACACGTACACTCGCAATACTCTATTCTCGATGGCGCTGCCAGTATCAACGACCTGGTTGGCAAAGCAAAATCGGATAACATGCCGGCTTTGGCTTTAACCGATCACGGAACAATGTTCGGCATTAAAGAATTTCACGCAGCCTGTTCAAAGGCTGAAATTAAACCCATTTTGGGATGTGAAACTTATGTTGCTGCCCGCACCATTAATAATAAAAGCGATAAGGTCGACCGCTCGGGGCACCACCTTATTTTGCTGGCAAAAAACAAGGTCGGCTATATTAACCTGATAAAACTGATATCGACAGCCACAACCTCTGGTTTTTATTATAAGCCACGTATTGACAAAGAGCTGCTCGAAAAATATCACGAAGGGCTGATTGCATCATCGGCCTGTTTGGGAGGTGAGATTGCACAGCATATAATGGCCAATAATATAAAGGCTGCCGAGGACGCCATTTTATGGTATAAAAAACTATTTGGCGAAGATTATTACCTGGAGTTGATGCGGCATCCGGCGCAATCACAAAACGAGCGCGAAAAGGTTTACGACTGGCAGGTAAAAGTGAATAAGCAAATGGTTCCCCTGGCTAAAAAGCTGGGGGTGAAATTAATTGCCACCAACGATATTCACTTTACAAACGAATCGGATGCGGAAGCTCATGATTTGTTGATCTGCCTGAATACCGGTAAAGATTTTGACGATCCGAACCGGATGCGTTATACCAAGCAGGAGTGGTTTAAAACGCAATCCGAAATGAATGAGCTTTTTAAAGACCTTCCGGATGCGTTGGCAAATACCAACGAAATTGCCGAAAAAATTGAGTCTTTTGAATTGAATTGTTCGCCGATTATGCCGGTGTTCCCCATTCCTGAAGAAATTGGAACCGAAGAAGGTTTTAAGGAGAAATATTCAGAAGCTGATTTGCGCGAAGAATTTGGAGATGCGGCTTTTGAACGTTTGGGCGGATACGACAAAGTAATTCGGGTAAAACTAGAGTCGGCGTTTTTGGAGCACCTTTCTTTTGAAGGGGCAAAAGAACGTTATGGCGATCCGCTGGAAAAGAGTGTGGAAGACCGCCTCATTTTTGAGCTGAATACCATTAAAACAATGGGTTATCCCGGTTACTTCCTTATTACACAGGATTTTATCAACTGGGCAAAAGATAATGGCGTTATTGTGGGGCCGGGACGTGGTTCGGCTGCCGGTGCGGCGGTGTCTTATTGTGCCGGAATAACCAACATCGACCCGATTAAGTACGACTTGCTTTTTGAGCGTTTCCTGAACCCCGACCGTATATCACTTCCCGATGTCGATATCGACTTTGATGATGACGGACGACAACAGGTGCTTAACTATGTTACTAATAAATATGGCAAGGACAAAGTCGCCCACATCTGTACTTTCGGAACCATGGCTACCAAGTCTTCTATCAGGGATGTAGCTCGTGTGTTGAAACTGCCTTTGCCCGAAGCTGATCGTTTGGCCAAGTTGGTGCCCGAGGCTCCGAAAATGAGTTTCAAAAAGGCTTTTAAAGAAAGTCCCGATCTGGCACGAGAAAAGGATTCGCCAATTCCCCTGATTGTTGATACGCTGAATTATGCCGAAAAGCTCGAAGGTTCGGTGCGAAATACAGGGGTGCACGCTTGTGGAATTTTGATTAGTCGCGATCCGCTGACAGATCATATTCCGTTGATGCCTACTAAAGACGAAGAGCATCTGCTGACTACTCAGTATGATGGTCGTTTTGTGGAAGACATCGGTTTGCTGAAAATGGACTTCCTCGGACTGAAAACCCTGTCGATTATAAAAGAGTGTTTAGAAAACATCAAGCTATCGAAAGGAATCGACGTCCCGATAAATGAGATTCCGTTGGATGATGAAAAGACATTCGAGCTTTTTAGTCACGGCGAAACCACTGCTATCTTCCAGTTTGAATCGGACGGAATGAAAAAGCACCTGCGCGATTTGAAGCCCAACCGCTTTGAAGACCTGGTGGCCATGAACGCCTTGTACCGACCGGGACCAATGGAATACATTCCTGATTATATTGCACGTAAACACGGTAGACAGAAAGTGGATTACGATGTGCCGATGATGGAAGAATACCTTAGTGATACGTACGGTATTACCGTTTTCCAGGAGCAAGTGATGTTACTTTCGCGTTTGCTGGCGGGCTTTACCCGTGGTGACTCGGATACGCTGCGTAAGGCGATGGGTAAGAAAATTATGTCGGTAATGGAAAAGCTTAAAGTTAAGTTTGTTGATGGTTGTAAGGCCAACCGGCAGTTTGTTGATGAATGCAAGAACAAAGGTAAAAAGACCGAGGAGGTAATAAATAAAATATGGAAAGACTGGGAGGCATTTGCTTCGTACGCATTTAACAAATCGCACTCGGTTTGTTACGCTTACATTGCTTACCAAACCGGCTTTTTAAAAGCGCATTACCCGGCCGAGTTTATGGCGGCCAACCTTAGCCGAAATCTCAATAATATTACTGATATTACCAAGTTGATGACCGAGTGTAAACGCATGAAAATGAATGTTCTTGGTCCGGATGTAAACGAGAGTTTTATCAAGTTTACCGCCAACAAGGAAGGCGATATACGTTTTGGGATGGGAGCTATTAAAGGTGTTGGATCCGGCGCGGTTCAGCATATTATTGATGTTCGTAACGAGCGCGGACATTTTCATACCATATACGATTTGGTTGAACATGTAAACTTACAATCAGTAAATAAAAAGAACCTTGAGGCATTAGCAATGTCCGGTGCATTCCAGAATTTGAAGGGCGTAAATCGTAGTTGCTTTTTTGCCGGCGAAAATGAAAACGACGACACCAGTTTCATCGAAAAACTTATTCGGTACGGTAACCGCGTCCAGCTGGAAGCACAAAGTGCACAGCAAAGTTTATTCGGTGGAATGGCAGGTGGACAGGACATTCAAAAGCCGCCTGTTCCAAAAGTTGATGAGTGGGCAAAGCTAATTCTGCTGGAGAAAGAGAAGAACCTGATTGGTATTTATCTCACTGCTCATCCGCTTGATGATTACCGACTGGAGATCACCAATTTCTGCTCAAGAGATGTGGCACTGAAAGACCTGAACAACGATATCTCGAAATATCAGGGTAAAGACTTTACATTTGGAGGAATGGTTACGGCGGCGCGCGAAGGACAGTCGAAAAACGGAAATATGTATGCCGTTATGACTTTGACAGATTATACCGACTCGAAAGAACTTTTCTTCTTTGGAAACGACTATGTGAATTTCAGTAAATTCTGTAAGATGGGGCTGTTTATCATGGTGAAAGGTTCAGTGAAGCAGCGTTTTAACAGCGATTTCTACGAATATAAAGTGAACAGCATTGAGCTGCTCGATGATGTGCGCGAAAAATACATTAAAAGTTTAACCATTAACGTGCCGCTTAAAGCATTAACCGAAGACTTCGTAAAACGCGTTGATCAAATGGCCGGAGAATACAAAGGAAAAGCCCTGCTGAAGTTTAATGTTTTTGATACCGAGAACAATATGTACATTGAAATGTTTTCAAGAACTACAAGGGTAAATCCCTTGGATAGTTTTCTGAACTTTTTTGATGAGCAACCGGAAATGAGTTACAGAATTAATTAA
- a CDS encoding HIT family protein — MASIFTKIINGEIPSYKVAENENYFAFLDVFPTAKGHTLVIPKKEVDYLFDLDDETYAGLQMFAKKVAKGLEKAVPCKKVGVMVLGLEVPHAHIHLVPMQSEHDLLNFADKTKFPPGEMEQLAKLIAENID; from the coding sequence ATGGCAAGCATTTTTACAAAAATTATCAATGGTGAGATTCCTTCGTATAAAGTAGCTGAGAACGAGAATTACTTTGCTTTTCTCGACGTTTTCCCAACTGCAAAAGGACACACTTTGGTAATTCCGAAGAAAGAGGTAGACTACCTTTTTGATTTGGATGATGAAACCTACGCCGGTTTGCAGATGTTTGCCAAAAAAGTGGCCAAAGGATTGGAAAAAGCTGTTCCCTGCAAAAAAGTAGGGGTAATGGTTTTGGGTCTCGAAGTGCCACATGCACACATTCATTTGGTGCCTATGCAAAGCGAACACGATTTGCTGAACTTTGCCGACAAAACAAAATTCCCTCCCGGGGAAATGGAACAACTGGCAAAGCTTATCGCCGAAAATATTGACTAG